One genomic window of Vulpes vulpes isolate BD-2025 chromosome 11, VulVul3, whole genome shotgun sequence includes the following:
- the LOC112910931 gene encoding olfactory receptor 56A3 — protein MTTNKNGTISIEISDFLLNCFVRSPSWQLSFSLPLSLLFLLAMGANGVLLITIWLEASLHEPMYYLLSILSLLDIVLCLTVIPKVLTIFWFDLKSINFYACFIQMYIMNSFLAMESCTFLVMAYDRYVAICHPLRYPSIITEQFVAKAAIFILARNAISTVPIPILSSRLHYCGGNVIENCICANMSVSKLSCDDVTINRLYQFAGGWTLLGSDLILIFLSYSLILRAVLRLKAEGAMAKALSTCGSHFILILFFSTILLVFVLTHVAKKKVSPDVPVLLNVLHHVIPAALNPIVYGVRTQEIKQGIQRLLNKG, from the coding sequence ATGacaacaaataaaaatgggaCCATATCCATTGAGATTTCAGACTTTCTCCTGAATTGTTTTGTCAGGTCTCCCAGCTGGCAactttctttctccctgcccctcagcctcctcttcctcctggccaTGGGGGCCAATGGTGTTCTCCTGATCACCATCTGGCTGGAGGCCTCTCTGCACGAGCCCATGTACTACCTGCTCAGCATCCTCTCCCTATTGGACATCGTGCTCTGCCTCACTGTCATCCCCAAAGTCCTGACCATCTTCTGGTTTGATCTCAAGTCCATCAACTTCTATGCCTGCTTCATTCAGATGTACATCATGAATAGCTTCCTTGCCATGGAGTCCTGCACATTCTTggtcatggcctatgaccgctatgtggccatctgccaccCACTGAGGTACCCATCCATCATCACAGAACAATTTGTAGCGAAGGCTGCCATTTTTATATTGGCCAGGAATGCTATTTCTACAGTGCCTATTCCCATTCTATCATCCAGACTCCATTACTGTGGGGGAAATGTCATTGAGAATTGCATCTGTGCCAATATGTCTGTCTCCAAGCTCTCCTGTGATGATGTCACCATCAATCGCCTCTACCAGTTTGCTGGAGGCTGGACACTGCTAGGATCTGATCTCATCCTTATCTTCCTCTCCTACAGCCTCATACTGCGAGCTGTGCTGAGACTCAAGGCAGAGGGTGCTATGGCCAAAGCCCTGAGTACATGTGGTTCTCACTTCATCCTTATCCTCTTCTTCAGCACTATCCTTCTGGTCTTCGTGCTCACTCATGTGGCAAAGAAGAAAGTCTCCCCTGATGTGCCAGTCTTGCTCAATGTTCTCCACCATGTCATTCCTGCAGCCCTCAATCCCATTGTTTATGGAGTGCGAACTCAGGAGATCAAGCAAGGAATCCAGAGATTACTAAACAAAGGGTGA